In the Quercus lobata isolate SW786 chromosome 5, ValleyOak3.0 Primary Assembly, whole genome shotgun sequence genome, one interval contains:
- the LOC115991360 gene encoding receptor-like protein 14, whose translation MGRSLVKWLLWGLIVLVHLHGHRGCFEEERMSLLEIKEEFVRSTPNATIRYYLPTSPARVYILPSWVDDYKSECCEWERVTCNSTTGHVTHLSLHNIWEFDIELEESNYYFSFKDMVWFLNVSLFESLKELRSLDLSFNGIGGWIEHKGSESLLRLNKLESLDLDANVFNQSIIQSLRLLTSLKNLNLSSNALEGSLPTKELSVFEDLEILDLSNNWLNGSETVQGSVSLLRLKKLERLDLGSNGFKRSIIQSLRLLKSLKTLSLQSNRLEGSFPTEDFKNLSKLSKLKHLDLGGNHFDKGILRSLGALSALTSLKLDYTQMEGPLYDQDFASLRSLEVLNLGGNNFNGSLPKYLANLRSLEVLNLGVNNFNGSFPKCLCGLKKLEELDLSWNSFEGTLPSCLYNLTSLQQLDLKQNQFRGSTGICGLKKLEELDLSGNSFEGTLPSCLCNLTSLQQLDLKGNQFRGNISSLIAGLTSLKYIDLNHNLFEGLSFGSFANHSKLELFQFECLDNEKFDIETENSDWVPLFQLESLVISNCSLNKLSHQLPTFLFHQHSLRKLDLSHNGLKGPFPDWLFRNNTRLKSAFLNHNSFTGHFHLPLCLNSTYVIDMSNNQLNGKLQRNIGEILPNIRNLLLSNNSFTGSLPSSFGNMSLLGTLDVSLNNFSGEVPKDLFVGCSRLWTLVLSNNYFDGHLDWVHLFNLSELHILNINHNQFSGAMPNELPNSVAISILDVSNNKMSGRIPTWICNLTDVDGILMQNNNFEGQIPCETITSEFLDLSHNLLDGSLPLWSSTRLKHLHLEENNFSGSIPEPFLNMSELWTLDLSDNKLSGSIPSAISKTSNLKILLLGGNHLSGNISTQLCQLTNITLMDLSRNLFSGTIPHCFGHTLSFGIFEIYWGTEFVTPITPFDGTHDLVYNLEVEINFVTKYRLSSYKDHILTYMSGLDLSCNNLTGEIPLELGQLQRIHALNLSHNQLTGSIPKSFSDLTNVESLDLSHNRLSGEIPPQLIELTFLEVFSVAYNNLSGRTPDMKAQFGTFDASSYDGNPFLCGLPLEKNCTKIYDSPTPMHSSDVSDEKWYKVDQTVFFTSFSVTYIMFCLGVITVLYINTHWRLWCYNLVEDCMYSCYFSIAISLRKLSAYLYN comes from the exons ATGGGACGGTCCTTGGTGAAGTGGTTATTGTGGGGTTTGATAGTTCTAGTTCATCTTCATGGCCACAGAGGTTGCTTTGAAGAAGAGAGGATGAGTCTGTTAGAAATCAAGGAGGAGTTTGTGAGGTCCACCCCCAATGCGACCATCAGATATTATCTTCCCACTTCACCTGCACGGGTCTATATTCTCCCTTCATGGGTCGATGACTACAAGAGTGAGTGTTGTGAGTGGGAGAGAGTCACCTGCAACTCCACCACCGGTCACGTGACCCATCTCTCTCTCCACAATATCTGGGAATTCGATATTGAACTGGAAGAATCgaattattatttctctttcaaaGATATGGTCTGGTTTCTAAACGTTTCTTTATTTGAGAGTTTGAAGGAGTTAAGAAGTCTTGATTTATCTTTTAATGGAATTGGTGGTTGGATTGAGCATAAAG GTTCTGAAAGTTTATTGAGATTGAACAAGCTGGAGAGTTTAGATCTTGATGCTAACGTTTTCAATCAGAGTATCATACAATCATTGAGGTTACTTACCTCACTTAAAAATCTGAATCTTTCTTCCAATGCATTGGAAGGATCTCTGCCTACCAAAG aactTTCGGTTTTTGAAGACttggaaattttggatttaagtAACAACTGGCTCAATGGCTCCGAAACAGTTCAAG GTTCTGTAAGTTTGTTGAGGTTGAAGAAGCTAGAGAGGTTAGATCTTGGTTCAAACGGGTTCAAACGGAGTATTATACAATCATTGAGATTACTTAAATCACTCAAAACTTTGAGTCTTCAATCTAATCGTTTGGAAGGATCCTTTCCTACTGAAG ATTTCAAAAATTTGTCGAAGCTAAGCAAGTTGAAGCACCTAGACCTCGGTGGCAATCATTTCGACAAAGGGATTTTAAGATCCTTGGGTGCACTGTCAGCGCTTACATCCTTGAAATTGGATTATACTCAAATGGAGGGCCCCCTTTATGACCAAG ATTTTGCTAGTCTAAGAAGCTTGGAGGTCCTCAATTTAGGAGGCAATAATTTCAATGGTTCCTTGCCAAAAT ATCTTGCTAATCTAAGAAGCTTGGAGGTCCTCAATTTAGGAGTCAATAATTTCAATGGTTCCTTTCCAAAAT GTTTATGTGGACTCAAAAAACTTGAAGAGTTAGATCTTAGCTGGAATTCTTTTGAAGGGACCCTTCCATCTTGCCTATACAATTTGACATCTCTTCAACAGTTAGATCTCAAACAGAATCAGTTCCGAGGTTCTACAGGTATATGTGGACTCAAAAAACTTGAAGAGTTAGATCTTAGCGGGAATTCTTTTGAAGGGACCCTTCCATCTTGCCTATGCAATTTGACATCTCTTCAACAGTTAGATCTCAAAGGGAATCAGTTCCGAGGAAACATTTCATCTTTGATAGCTGGCCTTACCTCCCTTAAGTACATTGATCTCAATCATAATCTTTTTGAGGGTTTGTCATTCGGCTCATTTGCTAATCATTCTAAGCTTGagttatttcaatttgaatgtCTTGATAACGAGAAGTTTGATATAGAAACAGAAAATTCAGACTGGGTACCCTTATTTCAGTTGGAGTCTTTAGTGATATCTAACTGTTCTCTGAATAAGCTATCCCATCAACTTCCGACATTTCTCTTTCACCAGCATAGCTTGAGAAAACTTGATCTTTCACACAATGGGTTGAAAGGACCGTTTCCTGATTGGTTGTTTAGAAACAATACTAGGCTAAAATCTGCCTTTCTTAACCATAACTCTTTCACGGGTCATTTTCATTTGCCGCTGTGTCTTAACTCTACTTATGTGATAGATATGTCAAACAATCAGCTCAATGGAAAGCTTCAACGAAATATTGGGGAGATCCTACCAAATATACGGAACCTACTGTTATCCAATAATTCTTTCACAGGTTCTCTCCCATCCTCATTTGGTAATATGAGTCTCTTGGGCACACTCGACGTGTCCCTTAACAACTTCTCCGGAGAAGTACCAAAGGACTTATTTGTCGGTTGCTCCAGGCTGTGGACCTTGGTGTTATCCAATAATTATTTTGACGGCCATTTAGATTGGGTACATTTATTTAACTTATCTGAGCTACATATTTTAAACATAAATCATAATCAGTTCTCCGGAGCTATGCCAAATGAATTACCCAATTCCGTGGCTATTTCTATCTTGGATGTTAGCAACAACAAAATGTCGGGTAGGATTCCTACTTGGATATGCAATTTAACAGATGTTGATGGTATTCTCatgcaaaataataattttgaaggTCAAATTCCATGTGAAACAATTACATCTGAGTTTTTGGACCTTTCTCATAACCTCCTTGATGGATCTTTACCTTTGTGGTCAAGCACTCGGTTAAAACATTTACATTTGGAAGAGAACAACTTTTCAGGATCAATACCAGAACCATTTCTCAATATGTCGGAGCTTTGGACATTGGATCTCAGTGATAATAAATTGTCAGGCAGCATTCCCAGTGCAATCAGTAAAACTTCcaacttaaaaattttgttgctgGGAGGAAATCATTTGAGTGGCAATATTTCAACACAGTTATGTCAACTGACCAATATAACTTTAATGGATCTTTCAAGAAACTTATTTTCCGGGACAATACCTCATTGTTTTGGACACACACTGTCTTTtggtatttttgaaatttattggGGTACTGAATTTGTTACTCCTATTACTCCCTTCGATGGTACTCACGATCTTGTGTATAACCTAGAAGTTGAAATTAACTTTGTTACCAAATATAGGCTTAGCTCTTACAAGGATCACATTCTTACTTACATGTCAGGTTTGGATTTATCTTGTAACAATCTAACAGGTGAAATCCCACTTGAACTTGGACAGCTACAAAGAATTCATGCACTAAACTTGTCTCACAATCAATTGACAGGTTCCATTCCAAAATCTTTCTCAGACTTGACTAATGTAGAGAGCTTGGATCTTTCTCACAATAGATTGAGTGGAGAAATTCCTCCACAATTGATTGAGCTTACCTTTTTGGAGGTGTTTAGTGTTGCATATAACAACTTATCAGGTAGGACCCCAGATATGAAAGCCCAATTTGGAACTTTTGATGCAAGCAGTTATGATGGAAATCCATTTCTTTGTGGACTGCCATTGGAGAAAAATTGCACCAAGATATATGATTCTCCAACGCCAATGCATTCCTCGGATGTAAGTGATGAGAAATGGTACAAAGTTGATCAAACGGTGTTCTTCACTAGCTTTTCGGTAACTTACATCATGTTTTGCCTGGGAGTAATTACTGTTCTTTATATCAACACTCACTGGCGACTGTGGTGCTACAATTTGGTTGAGGATTGCATGTATTCTTGTTATTTTTCTATTGCAATTTCTCTACGTAAGTTATCAGCCTATTTGTATAATTAG
- the LOC115991361 gene encoding receptor-like protein 56 — protein sequence MGRSLVKWLLWGLIVLVHLHGHRGCFEEERMGLLEIKEEFVTIRDHLLPSWVDDYKSECCEWERVTCDSTTGYVTYLSLHNIWEFDDYFYYSYEFYYMVSFLNVSLFESFKELRSLDLSFNAIGGWVEHKGSESLLRLNKLESLDLHANIFNQSIIQSLRLLTSLKSLNLSHNALEGSLPAKGMHSP from the exons ATGGGACGGTCCTTGGTGAAGTGGTTATTGTGGGGTTTGATAGTTCTAGTTCATCTTCATGGCCACAGAGGTTGCTTTGAAGAAGAGAGGATGGGTCTGTTAGAAATCAAGGAGGAGTTTGTGACCATCAGAGATCATCTTCTCCCTTCTTGGGTAGATGACTACAAGAGTGAGTGTTGTGAGTGGGAGAGAGTCACCTGCGACTCCACCACCGGTTACGTGACCTATCTCTCTCTCCACAATATCTGGGAATTCGATGATTATTTCTATTACTCTTACGAATTCTATTATATGGTCTCATTTCTAAACGTTTCTTTATTTGAGAGTTTCAAGGAGTTAAGAAGTCTTGATTTATCTTTTAATGCAATTGGTGGTTGGGTTGAGCATAAAG GTTCTGAAAGTTTATTGAGATTGAACAAGCTGGAGAGTTTAGATCTTCATGCTAACATTTTCAATCAGAGTATCATACAATCATTGAGGTTACTTACGTCACTTAAAAGTCTGAATCTTTCTCACAATGCTTTGGAAGGATCCCTGCCTGCCAAAGGCATGCATTCCccataa